In one Conger conger chromosome 5, fConCon1.1, whole genome shotgun sequence genomic region, the following are encoded:
- the LOC133127882 gene encoding uracil nucleotide/cysteinyl leukotriene receptor-like, protein MATPETDVSTVTFNQSTESCGRETVLESLVFGGYYIVVFLLALTGNSLALWIFSHQRGTPTPTNVFLLHLALADLSYAIILPLRAAYHLTGGHWPFGEVPCRLAGYLFYVNMYASLYFLACMAVDRYLAVVHAVRSLRFRRARHAHAVSVALWLLVLVSMAPLLVSRQTWKEGGATACQQLYREKASRRALASLAVAFTPPFLATLTCYLLIVRSLRRGSRLEPALKLKALRTVSLVLLIYVVCFLPYHASRALFILGYGRPGISCRARRGLALANRLTSSLTCLNGALDPLVYLFGAEKFRGSLRRLFCRDRGQGSSATSGELKGTRENSASVKSEF, encoded by the coding sequence ATGGCAACCCCTGAGACAGACGTCAGCACTGTTACATTCAACCAATCGACAGAGAGCTGCGGGAGGGAAACCGTGCTGGAGAGCTTGGTCTTTGGGGGCTACTACATCGTGGTTTTCCTCCTGGCCTTGACCGGGAACAGCCTGGCCCTCTGGATCTTCTCCCACCAGCGTGGAACACCAACTCCCACCAACGTCTTCCTCCTGCACCTGGCTCTAGCCGACCTCTCCTACGCCATCATCTTACCTCTGCGAGCCGCCTACCATCTGACAGGGGGCCACTGGCCGTTTGGGGAAGTGCCCTGCCGACTTGCCGGGTACCTTTTCTACGTCAACATGTACGCCAGCCTCTATTTCCTGGCCTGCATGGCGGTGGACCGATATCTGGCCGTGGTGCACGCCGTGAGGTCGCTGAGGTTCCGCCGAGCGCGTCACGCCCACGCGGTCAGCGTCGCCCTGTGGCTCCTGGTCCTGGTCTCCATGGCGCCGCTGCTGGTCAGCCGGCAGACGTGGAAGGAGGGCGGGGCCACGGCGTGCCAGCAGCTGTACCGCGAGAAGGCGTCGCGGCGGGCGCTAGCGTCGCTAGCGGTGGCCTTCACCCCTCCCTTCCTGGCGACGCTAACCTGCTACCTGCTCATCGTACGGAGCCTTCGACGCGGCTCGCGCCTGGAGCCGGCACTCAAGCTCAAGGCCCTGCGCACCGTTAGCTTGGTCCTGCTCATCTACGTGGTCTGCTTCCTGCCCTACCACGCCAGCCGCGCCCTCTTCATCCTGGGCTACGGCCGCCCGGGCATCTCCTGCCGGGCCAGGCGAGGCCTGGCTCTGGCCAACCGCCTGACCTCCTCCCTCACCTGCCTGAACGGGGCCCTCGACCCCCTGGTCTATTTGTTCGGGGCCGAGAAGTTCCGCGGGAGCTTACGCCGCCTCTTCTGCAGGGATAGGGGGCAGGGCTCCAGCGCCACCAGCGGGGAGCTGAAGGGAACACGCGAAAACTCGGCTAGCGTCAAGTCCGAGTTCTGA